One genomic region from Cetobacterium ceti encodes:
- the hydG gene encoding [FeFe] hydrogenase H-cluster radical SAM maturase HydG translates to MEKNLNFIDHEYIYSLIEKSKNVTEDDINKILDKAQAKKGLTHGEVAALFEIKKPNQRKRLFEIAHMLKESIYGNRIVVFAPLYVSNYCVNNCVYCGYKICNKFERKKLTREEIQNEVKLLEKMGHKRLALEAGEDPINCDINYILDAIDAVYSTKFENGAIRRINVNIAATTLENYKKLKAAEIGTYILFQETYHKPTYESMHPHCLKGNYEYHLTAFDRAMEGGIDDVGGGVLFGLADPKFEVISLMLHNEHLEKTHGVGFHTISVPRLKQAEGMSLEQFPHLVDDDLFKNIVAIIRLAVPFTGLILSTRETPEMRREVIKYGVSQVSAGSSTDVGGYTDRALGKSAPDQFELADHRTPLEILKSLLDEDYVPSYCTACYRQGRTGDRFMELAKSGNIQNVCGPNALMTLMEYAMDYGDKELLEKVEEVIAREIIKIKRDDIKELTKNNIKRIKNGERDLYI, encoded by the coding sequence ATGGAAAAGAATTTAAATTTTATCGATCATGAATATATTTATTCTTTAATTGAAAAATCTAAAAATGTTACAGAAGATGATATTAATAAAATATTAGATAAAGCTCAAGCCAAAAAAGGATTAACTCATGGAGAAGTTGCCGCTCTTTTTGAAATCAAAAAACCAAACCAAAGAAAAAGATTATTTGAAATTGCTCATATGTTAAAAGAATCTATTTATGGAAATAGAATAGTTGTTTTTGCACCTTTATATGTAAGTAATTATTGTGTTAACAATTGCGTTTATTGCGGTTATAAAATTTGTAATAAATTTGAAAGAAAAAAATTAACTAGAGAAGAAATTCAAAATGAAGTAAAACTCTTAGAAAAAATGGGGCATAAAAGATTAGCTTTAGAAGCTGGAGAAGATCCTATTAATTGTGATATTAATTATATTTTAGATGCTATTGATGCTGTTTATTCAACTAAATTTGAAAATGGAGCTATTAGAAGAATAAATGTTAATATTGCTGCTACTACCTTAGAAAACTATAAAAAACTTAAAGCTGCCGAAATTGGAACATATATTTTATTTCAAGAAACTTATCATAAACCAACTTATGAATCTATGCATCCTCATTGTTTAAAAGGAAATTATGAGTATCATTTAACAGCTTTTGATAGAGCTATGGAAGGTGGAATTGATGATGTTGGAGGAGGAGTTTTATTCGGTTTAGCTGATCCAAAATTTGAAGTAATTTCATTAATGCTTCATAATGAACATTTAGAAAAAACTCACGGGGTTGGTTTTCATACTATTTCTGTTCCTAGATTAAAACAAGCTGAAGGAATGTCTCTTGAGCAATTCCCTCATTTAGTTGATGATGATCTTTTCAAAAATATTGTTGCTATTATTAGATTAGCTGTTCCATTCACTGGACTTATATTATCTACTAGAGAAACTCCTGAAATGAGAAGAGAAGTTATAAAATATGGAGTCTCTCAAGTTAGTGCTGGTTCTTCAACTGATGTTGGTGGATATACCGATAGAGCTCTTGGAAAAAGTGCTCCTGATCAATTTGAATTAGCAGATCATAGAACTCCTTTAGAAATTTTAAAATCCCTTCTTGATGAGGATTATGTTCCAAGTTATTGCACTGCATGCTATAGACAAGGTAGGACAGGGGACAGGTTTATGGAACTAGCTAAATCCGGTAATATTCAAAATGTTTGTGGTCCTAATGCTCTTATGACTTTAATGGAATATGCTATGGATTATGGTGATAAAGAATTATTAGAAAAAGTTGAAGAAGTTATTGCTAGAGAAATTATAAAAATTAAACGAGATGATATTAAAGAGTTAACTAAAAATAATATAAAAAGAATAAAGAATGGGGAAAGAGATTTATATATATAG
- the hydE gene encoding [FeFe] hydrogenase H-cluster radical SAM maturase HydE, whose amino-acid sequence MLKKLIDKLYINNNLNEAELLFLLKNLDDDSRNYLIEKAYHTRLKSYGKTVFFRGLIEISNICSRNCFYCGIRAENKNVQRYRLSKEEILLSCEKGYQLGYKTFVLQGGEDAFFKDEVLVDIIKSIKIKYPENAITLSLGERSYESYKALYEAGADRYLLRHETANKALYHSLHPNMNFENRIQCLNNLKEIGYQIGAGFLIGLPNQTLNDFVQDLKFLKNLEPHMVGIGPFIPQKDTPLRYEKGGDAYTTITMLAIIRLLLPDVLLPATTALGTIDPESRNKAFKAGANVIMPNLSPFECRKKYALYDGKVFTNGEAAEEKKKIDENIRQAGFEPVMSRGDNIKWKRI is encoded by the coding sequence ATGCTTAAAAAATTAATTGATAAGTTGTATATTAATAACAATTTAAATGAAGCAGAACTATTATTTCTTCTTAAAAATTTAGATGATGACAGTCGAAACTATCTTATTGAAAAAGCTTATCATACTAGGCTAAAATCCTATGGTAAAACAGTTTTTTTCAGAGGACTTATTGAAATAAGTAATATATGTAGTAGAAATTGTTTTTACTGCGGTATTCGTGCAGAAAATAAAAATGTACAAAGATACAGGTTGTCTAAAGAAGAAATTTTACTTTCCTGCGAAAAAGGATATCAATTAGGGTATAAAACCTTTGTTCTACAAGGTGGAGAAGATGCATTTTTTAAAGATGAAGTATTAGTAGACATTATAAAATCTATTAAAATAAAATATCCTGAAAATGCTATTACTCTTTCTCTTGGAGAACGTTCCTATGAATCCTATAAAGCTTTATATGAGGCTGGAGCAGATAGATATTTACTCCGACATGAAACCGCTAATAAAGCTCTTTACCATTCATTACATCCAAATATGAATTTTGAAAATAGAATTCAATGTTTAAATAATTTAAAAGAGATTGGATATCAAATTGGTGCTGGATTTTTAATTGGACTTCCTAATCAAACTCTCAATGATTTTGTGCAAGATTTAAAATTTTTAAAAAATTTAGAACCACATATGGTAGGAATAGGCCCTTTTATTCCTCAAAAAGATACTCCTTTAAGATATGAAAAAGGAGGAGATGCCTATACTACAATAACAATGTTAGCAATTATTAGATTATTACTTCCAGATGTTTTACTTCCAGCTACAACAGCTCTTGGTACTATTGATCCTGAAAGTCGAAATAAAGCTTTTAAAGCAGGTGCTAATGTTATTATGCCTAACCTTTCTCCATTTGAATGTCGAAAAAAATATGCTCTTTATGATGGTAAAGTTTTTACTAATGGAGAAGCCGCTGAAGAAAAGAAAAAAATAGATGAAAATATAAGACAAGCTGGTTTCGAACCAGTTATGTCAAGAGGAGATAATATAAAATGGAAAAGAATTTAA
- the asnA gene encoding aspartate--ammonia ligase produces the protein MYQSKLSLIETEKAIKLVKDFFERELAKALNLTRVSAPLFVTPESGLNDDLNGIERAVTFDVKSGEQAVIVHSLAKWKRMALHKYDFEIGTGLYTDMNAIRRDEDLSPIHSYYVDQWDWEKIIEKKDRTKETLKDTVKKIFSVLKATEKYITDIYPTLSKKLPEEITFVTSQELEDLYPTLTSKEREHAHAKKCGAIFLMEIGAPLASGNKHDGRAPDYDDWSLNGDIIVDYAPLGIGLELSSMGIRVDEEALDKQLHASNANDRRQFEFHSKLLNGELPYTIGGGLGQSRICLFFLDKVHIGEVQASLWPKSLVEECEEKNIHLL, from the coding sequence ATGTATCAATCTAAATTATCATTAATAGAAACTGAAAAAGCAATTAAATTAGTAAAAGATTTCTTTGAAAGAGAATTGGCAAAAGCTTTAAATTTAACTAGAGTATCAGCCCCTTTATTTGTTACACCTGAAAGTGGTTTAAACGATGATTTAAATGGTATTGAAAGAGCTGTTACTTTTGACGTTAAATCTGGAGAACAAGCTGTTATCGTTCATTCTCTTGCTAAATGGAAAAGAATGGCTTTACATAAATATGATTTTGAAATTGGAACTGGATTATATACTGATATGAATGCAATTAGAAGAGATGAAGATTTAAGCCCTATTCATTCTTATTACGTTGATCAATGGGATTGGGAAAAAATAATCGAAAAAAAAGACAGAACTAAAGAAACATTAAAAGATACTGTAAAAAAGATTTTCAGTGTTTTAAAAGCAACAGAAAAATATATAACTGATATTTATCCTACTCTTTCTAAAAAATTACCAGAAGAAATTACTTTTGTAACTTCTCAAGAATTAGAAGATTTATATCCAACTTTAACATCTAAAGAAAGAGAACATGCCCATGCCAAAAAATGTGGAGCAATATTTTTAATGGAAATTGGTGCTCCTTTAGCTTCTGGAAATAAACATGATGGTAGAGCTCCCGATTATGATGATTGGTCTTTAAATGGAGATATTATTGTTGATTATGCTCCTCTTGGAATAGGATTAGAACTTTCTTCTATGGGTATTCGTGTAGATGAAGAAGCTTTAGATAAACAATTACATGCATCTAATGCAAATGATAGAAGACAATTTGAATTCCATTCAAAATTATTAAATGGTGAACTTCCATATACAATAGGAGGAGGACTTGGACAATCTCGTATCTGTTTATTCTTTTTAGATAAAGTACATATTGGTGAAGTTCAAGCATCATTATGGCCTAAATCATTAGTTGAAGAGTGCGAAGAAAAAAATATTCATTTATTATAA